A window of Cytophagia bacterium CHB2 contains these coding sequences:
- a CDS encoding NADH-quinone oxidoreductase subunit B translates to MGLRNALGGDNFITTRLDQAVGWARKYSLFQYPFVTACCGMEYMALAGPQYDLDRFGAALPRFTPRQADVLFVVGTISQKIAPIMRRVYDQMCEPKWVVAFGVCTCTGGFYDNYSTVQGIDTIVPVDVYIPGCPPRPETVLQGIMLLQEKIQKQKQEY, encoded by the coding sequence ATGGGATTAAGAAATGCGCTGGGCGGCGATAATTTCATCACAACGCGTCTGGATCAAGCCGTCGGTTGGGCGCGCAAATACTCACTCTTTCAATATCCTTTTGTGACGGCCTGCTGCGGCATGGAATACATGGCGCTTGCCGGCCCGCAATACGATCTTGATCGCTTTGGCGCGGCTTTGCCGCGTTTTACCCCGCGCCAGGCCGACGTGTTGTTCGTCGTTGGCACTATCAGCCAAAAGATCGCGCCGATCATGCGCCGCGTTTACGATCAGATGTGCGAGCCTAAATGGGTCGTCGCATTCGGCGTGTGCACCTGCACCGGCGGATTTTATGACAACTATTCGACCGTGCAAGGTATTGACACCATCGTGCCCGTCGATGTGTACATTCCCGGCTGTCCGCCGCGGCCCGAAACCGTGTTGCAAGGCATTATGCTGTTGCAGGAAAAAATCCAAAAACAGAAGCAAGAATACTAA
- a CDS encoding NADH-quinone oxidoreductase subunit A: protein MSSLIAVLVTFASLAGLVLLILGLSSWLGPKRMNPVKEVPFECGWAPIAAPSDRQSIRFYMIAILFVLFDIEIVFLFPWATVFRELGPGGFFSMMMFVGVLVIGLIYAWKRGALEWD from the coding sequence ATGAGCAGTCTTATCGCCGTTCTCGTAACGTTTGCCAGTTTGGCGGGACTGGTTTTGTTGATTCTTGGCTTGTCTTCCTGGCTGGGGCCGAAGCGCATGAATCCCGTCAAGGAAGTGCCGTTCGAATGCGGCTGGGCGCCCATCGCGGCGCCGAGTGATCGCCAGTCGATTCGATTTTATATGATCGCGATTTTATTCGTGCTTTTTGATATTGAAATTGTTTTTCTCTTTCCCTGGGCCACGGTTTTTCGTGAGCTTGGCCCGGGCGGCTTTTTTAGTATGATGATGTTTGTCGGAGTTTTGGTTATCGGATTGATTTATGCCTGGAAGCGAGGTGCTTTGGAATGGGATTAA
- a CDS encoding isocitrate/isopropylmalate dehydrogenase family protein gives MAKYKIGWLPGDGVGKDVMEAAGIVLDKLKLDAEFLPGEVGWHFWCTEGNALPERTITMLQRTDACLLGAITSKPQEDAARELRPELQGKGLTYQSPVLELRQAFNLHTNIRPCKAYPGNPLNFRPDIDIVVFRENTECLYAGVEFHPMPRELMNAIVAHQAKAQRFARLNPEDVAVSLRFMTRQRCHSIARQAFDFARRKGYRSVTVVEKPNVTRATSGMLIREARRLAKRYPEIYFYEVNIDHLCMWLLKNPQHYAVLVSSNLFGDILSKMCVQLVGGLGFGASANIGDNYAMFEPIHGSAPRLAGQYKVNPIGLLIATRMMLEYLGEHEMARALENSIATTLVEGRVLTADMGGEATTIDMAKAIAERL, from the coding sequence ATGGCCAAGTACAAGATCGGATGGTTGCCCGGGGATGGCGTTGGCAAAGATGTGATGGAAGCAGCCGGAATCGTTCTCGACAAGCTTAAGCTTGACGCGGAATTCCTCCCGGGCGAGGTCGGCTGGCACTTTTGGTGTACCGAAGGCAATGCGCTGCCGGAGCGCACCATCACAATGTTGCAGCGCACGGACGCCTGCTTGTTGGGCGCGATCACCAGCAAACCGCAGGAAGATGCGGCGCGCGAGTTGCGTCCGGAATTGCAGGGCAAGGGCTTGACCTACCAAAGCCCGGTGCTTGAGTTGCGACAGGCGTTCAATTTGCACACGAACATCCGGCCTTGCAAGGCGTATCCCGGCAATCCCTTGAACTTTCGTCCGGATATCGACATCGTTGTTTTTCGCGAAAACACCGAATGCTTGTACGCCGGCGTTGAGTTTCACCCCATGCCGCGCGAGTTAATGAATGCGATTGTCGCGCATCAGGCAAAGGCGCAGCGTTTTGCCCGGTTGAATCCGGAGGATGTTGCGGTGTCGTTGCGTTTTATGACGCGCCAGCGCTGCCACAGTATTGCGCGCCAGGCATTTGACTTTGCCCGGCGCAAAGGTTATCGTTCGGTAACCGTGGTCGAAAAACCGAACGTCACGCGCGCCACCAGCGGCATGCTGATTCGCGAAGCCCGGCGGTTGGCGAAGCGGTACCCGGAGATTTATTTTTACGAAGTGAATATCGATCATCTCTGCATGTGGTTGCTGAAGAACCCGCAGCATTACGCGGTACTGGTCTCCAGCAATTTGTTCGGCGATATTCTCTCGAAAATGTGCGTGCAGCTCGTCGGCGGTTTGGGCTTCGGCGCGAGCGCGAATATTGGCGACAATTATGCCATGTTCGAGCCGATTCATGGTTCGGCGCCGCGTTTGGCCGGGCAATACAAAGTCAATCCCATCGGTTTGTTGATTGCGACGCGCATGATGCTGGAATATCTCGGCGAGCATGAAATGGCGCGCGCCCTGGAAAACAGTATTGCAACCACATTGGTGGAGGGCCGCGTGCTCACCGCCGACATGGGCGGTGAAGCCACGACAATCGACATGGCAAAGGCAATTGCCGAGCGCTTGTGA
- the lpdA gene encoding dihydrolipoyl dehydrogenase produces the protein MKEFDLVIVGGGPGGYVAAIRAAQLGMKVAVIEKDKLGGLCLNWGCIPSKALLRSAEVYHLLQHVQDFGLSVSNISFEWQKIIQRSRKVSEQINKGVHFLFRKNKIEHIDGAGRLRKGNVVEVTKDGKAVGEYKGKNIIIATGGSHRTIPGVALDRKRVITSTEAMIMSEMPKSMIVIGGGPIGVEFAYFYNAFGCKVTIIEMMPQILPLEDEEVVKALTANFKKSGMTIATNAKVSGVNATAKDVTVSYTVDGAEKSVTGEVALMAIGFSGQTSNLGLEEAGITVEKSFINVDRRNYSTNVPGVYAIGDVIGAPLLAHVASAEGITCIEHIAGKAPHPVNYNNIPGCTYCQPQVGSVGLTEKQAREKGYDVAVGRFPFRPLGKAVAVGETEGFVKLVVDKKYGEILGAHILGSEATDLIAELVAARALESTVHHLAKIVHAHPTFTEAVMEAAADALGEAIHI, from the coding sequence TTGAAAGAATTCGATCTCGTCATTGTCGGCGGCGGCCCGGGAGGATATGTTGCCGCCATTCGCGCGGCACAACTGGGCATGAAAGTCGCCGTTATTGAAAAAGACAAACTTGGCGGCCTCTGCCTGAACTGGGGCTGCATTCCCAGCAAGGCATTGTTGCGTTCCGCGGAGGTGTACCATCTGCTGCAGCATGTGCAGGATTTTGGTTTGAGCGTCTCGAATATTTCATTCGAATGGCAGAAGATCATTCAACGCAGCCGCAAGGTTTCCGAGCAGATCAACAAAGGCGTGCATTTTCTATTTCGCAAGAATAAAATCGAGCATATTGACGGCGCCGGACGCTTGCGCAAGGGCAATGTCGTCGAAGTCACCAAAGACGGCAAGGCGGTGGGCGAATACAAGGGCAAGAACATCATCATCGCCACCGGCGGTTCTCATCGCACCATTCCGGGCGTGGCTCTGGACCGCAAGCGCGTGATTACGAGCACGGAAGCAATGATCATGTCCGAGATGCCCAAAAGCATGATCGTCATTGGCGGCGGCCCGATTGGCGTTGAGTTTGCGTATTTCTACAATGCGTTCGGCTGCAAAGTCACGATCATCGAAATGATGCCGCAAATTCTTCCGCTCGAAGATGAAGAAGTCGTCAAAGCGCTCACCGCGAATTTCAAAAAGAGCGGCATGACCATCGCAACCAACGCCAAAGTGAGCGGCGTCAACGCAACCGCCAAAGACGTCACGGTCAGTTACACTGTTGACGGCGCGGAAAAGAGTGTTACCGGCGAGGTTGCCCTCATGGCAATCGGATTCTCCGGCCAGACCAGCAATCTCGGCCTGGAGGAGGCTGGCATTACCGTTGAGAAATCTTTCATCAACGTCGACCGCCGGAACTACAGCACCAATGTGCCGGGAGTATATGCGATCGGAGATGTGATTGGCGCGCCGTTGCTGGCGCATGTGGCCTCCGCGGAAGGCATTACCTGTATCGAGCATATAGCGGGCAAAGCGCCGCATCCGGTGAATTACAACAATATTCCCGGCTGCACCTATTGCCAGCCGCAAGTCGGCAGCGTGGGTTTGACGGAAAAGCAGGCGCGCGAAAAGGGTTATGACGTTGCCGTCGGGCGGTTTCCGTTCCGGCCGCTGGGCAAGGCCGTTGCCGTTGGTGAAACTGAGGGATTTGTCAAGCTTGTGGTTGACAAAAAATATGGCGAAATTTTGGGCGCGCATATTCTCGGCAGCGAAGCCACGGATTTGATCGCTGAATTGGTGGCTGCGCGCGCACTCGAAAGCACGGTTCATCATTTGGCGAAGATCGTCCACGCGCACCCGACATTTACTGAAGCCGTTATGGAAGCCGCCGCCGACGCTTTGGGCGAGGCGATTCATATTTAG
- the ypdA gene encoding YpdA family putative bacillithiol disulfide reductase — protein MERNSRLDTLIIGAGPVGLACGIAAQRSGLSAVIVEKGAVVDALYRFPKHMRFFSTPELLEIGGVPFIVSGDKPTRAEALNYYRRVAQHYQLNLKLYEEVLRVTRARDSFEIEGSAGTYRAACVIIATGFYDHPNALNIPGEDLPNVSHYYTEPFPFFQRKVAIIGGKNSAVEAALDLYRHGAEVTLIHRGAEIRQSVKYWILPDILNRIQEGSIKALLNTRVTRIAADALTVQNDKGETSTVKTDFVFALTGYHPDYDFLQACGVDIGGDELIPRHDPETFETNVPGLYVAGVVAAGKNANKIFIENGREHAKVIIRDIVRRLKPAPEAQPETFWV, from the coding sequence GGGCCGGTTGGGCTGGCTTGTGGTATTGCAGCACAGCGCAGCGGCCTATCTGCGGTTATTGTTGAGAAGGGTGCGGTGGTCGACGCGCTTTACCGCTTCCCGAAGCACATGCGTTTTTTTTCAACGCCCGAGTTGCTTGAAATTGGCGGCGTTCCGTTCATTGTTTCCGGCGATAAACCAACCCGTGCGGAGGCGCTGAATTATTATCGCCGTGTGGCGCAGCACTATCAGCTCAATCTGAAACTTTACGAAGAAGTTTTGCGCGTCACACGTGCCCGCGATTCTTTTGAAATTGAGGGTTCGGCCGGCACGTATCGCGCTGCGTGCGTGATTATTGCAACCGGTTTTTATGATCACCCGAATGCCCTCAATATCCCCGGCGAAGACCTTCCGAACGTTTCCCATTATTACACCGAGCCGTTTCCATTTTTTCAGCGCAAAGTTGCCATCATCGGCGGCAAAAATTCTGCGGTGGAGGCGGCGCTGGATTTGTATCGTCACGGCGCGGAGGTCACCCTGATCCATCGCGGCGCGGAAATCCGGCAAAGCGTGAAGTATTGGATTTTGCCCGACATTCTCAATCGCATTCAAGAGGGCAGCATCAAGGCGCTGCTCAACACGCGCGTCACGCGCATCGCCGCTGACGCCCTCACCGTGCAAAATGACAAGGGCGAAACGTCAACGGTGAAAACCGATTTTGTGTTCGCGCTTACCGGTTATCATCCGGATTATGATTTTCTCCAGGCCTGCGGCGTTGATATCGGCGGCGACGAGTTGATCCCGCGCCATGATCCGGAGACGTTTGAAACGAACGTGCCCGGGCTGTATGTGGCGGGCGTCGTGGCCGCGGGCAAGAATGCCAATAAAATTTTCATAGAAAATGGCCGCGAACATGCTAAGGTGATTATTCGAGATATTGTGCGGCGATTAAAACCAGCCCCCGAGGCGCAGCCGGAAACGTTTTGGGTTTAG